A DNA window from Actinokineospora baliensis contains the following coding sequences:
- a CDS encoding AAA family ATPase, with protein sequence MGNQITLTARLTPSALDTRRGVVRLHPEVFDALGLRQWDAVRLTGARVSAALAAEGDPGGAAGVLLLDDVTMSNLGVTEGSEVVVAPVEVAAARAVTVSGSRLAATSLSPETVRLALIGKVLTVGDAVSLLPQDLAPPPGADVPAVRGKLSRAIGMTWTNELLTVTSVEPPGAVTVHPSTVVGWRDGVRTGERAAVAVGGGEVVVAVERPVEPAAVTAPLPEPVPLADLVGAQEAVRTLGEWLELAFLRPELLERLGAAPRLGVLVCGPEGVGKASVVRAVAQSVEAPVVELAGPTIAVLEANAAAARVGAAVEEVRAHSTAGRAAVLMINDVDALLPATAPPPLSTVVLDTLRSAMGIARVALVATTAHPEAVDPRLRGVELVDRELRLPSPDAKTRAELLRVLYRDLPVESGVDFTVVAERTPGFVAADLVALRRESAIRAALREAGTISADDLLGALQSVRPTSISTTSVRTGDIQLDDVGDMVATKQALTEAVLWPLRYPDSFARLGVAPPRGVLLYGPPGGGKTFLVRALAGTGQLNVLSVKGAELMDKWVGESERAVRELFRKASEAAPALVFLDEIDALAPRRGQSSDSGVADRVVAALLTELDGVEPLRDVVVVGATNRPELVDPALLRPGRLERLIYVPPPDAEARAAILRATSKNTPLAEDVDLDTYATTLEGYSAADCAALVREAALTAMRESLEATVVTAKHLEAARENVRPSLDAQQLAELEAYANRT encoded by the coding sequence GTGGGAAATCAGATCACGCTGACCGCGCGGCTCACGCCGTCCGCGTTGGACACCCGCCGCGGTGTTGTTCGGCTGCACCCCGAGGTGTTCGACGCGCTCGGGTTGCGGCAGTGGGACGCCGTGCGGCTGACCGGGGCCAGGGTGAGCGCCGCGCTGGCCGCCGAGGGGGACCCGGGCGGGGCCGCCGGGGTGTTGCTGCTCGACGACGTCACCATGTCCAACCTTGGGGTCACCGAGGGCTCGGAGGTCGTGGTGGCGCCGGTCGAGGTGGCGGCGGCGCGCGCGGTCACGGTCTCCGGTTCCCGGCTGGCGGCGACGTCGCTGAGTCCGGAGACGGTGCGGCTGGCGCTGATCGGCAAGGTGCTCACCGTGGGCGATGCGGTGTCGCTGCTGCCGCAGGACTTGGCGCCGCCGCCGGGGGCCGACGTGCCTGCGGTGCGCGGCAAGCTGTCCCGTGCGATCGGGATGACCTGGACCAACGAGTTGCTGACGGTCACCTCGGTCGAGCCGCCCGGCGCTGTGACGGTGCACCCGTCCACTGTGGTCGGTTGGCGGGACGGGGTGCGCACGGGTGAGCGGGCGGCCGTCGCGGTCGGTGGGGGCGAGGTCGTCGTCGCGGTCGAGCGGCCGGTGGAGCCCGCGGCGGTGACGGCACCTCTGCCGGAACCGGTGCCGCTGGCGGACCTGGTCGGCGCGCAGGAGGCGGTTCGCACCCTCGGCGAGTGGCTTGAGCTGGCGTTCCTGCGGCCGGAGCTGCTGGAGCGGCTCGGCGCGGCGCCACGGCTCGGGGTGCTGGTGTGCGGCCCGGAGGGGGTCGGCAAGGCGAGCGTGGTGCGGGCGGTGGCGCAGTCGGTCGAGGCGCCGGTGGTGGAGCTGGCCGGGCCGACGATCGCCGTCCTGGAGGCGAACGCGGCGGCGGCCAGGGTCGGTGCCGCGGTCGAGGAGGTGCGGGCGCACTCGACCGCCGGTCGCGCCGCGGTCCTGATGATCAACGACGTCGACGCGCTGCTGCCCGCGACAGCACCGCCGCCGCTGTCGACGGTCGTGCTGGACACCCTGCGGTCCGCGATGGGCATCGCGCGGGTCGCGCTGGTGGCCACGACGGCGCACCCGGAGGCGGTCGACCCGCGGCTGCGCGGGGTCGAGCTGGTGGACCGGGAACTGCGGTTGCCGTCGCCGGACGCGAAGACCAGGGCGGAGTTGCTGCGCGTGCTCTACCGCGACCTGCCGGTCGAGTCCGGAGTGGACTTCACCGTGGTCGCCGAGCGCACGCCCGGGTTCGTCGCAGCCGACCTGGTCGCGCTGCGCCGGGAGTCGGCCATCCGCGCCGCGCTGCGCGAAGCCGGGACGATCAGCGCCGATGACCTGCTCGGCGCCCTGCAGTCGGTCCGCCCGACGTCGATCAGCACCACCTCGGTCCGCACCGGCGACATCCAGCTCGACGACGTCGGCGACATGGTGGCGACCAAGCAGGCGCTCACCGAGGCCGTGCTGTGGCCCCTGCGGTACCCCGATTCCTTCGCCAGGCTCGGGGTCGCGCCGCCGCGCGGTGTCCTGCTGTACGGGCCGCCGGGTGGGGGCAAGACGTTCCTCGTGCGGGCCCTGGCCGGGACCGGCCAGCTGAACGTCCTGTCGGTCAAGGGCGCCGAACTGATGGACAAGTGGGTCGGCGAGTCCGAACGCGCGGTCCGCGAACTGTTCCGCAAAGCCAGCGAAGCCGCCCCCGCCCTGGTCTTCCTCGACGAAATCGACGCCCTGGCCCCCCGCCGAGGCCAATCCTCAGACTCCGGCGTGGCCGATCGAGTAGTCGCCGCCCTCCTCACCGAACTCGACGGCGTAGAACCCCTCCGCGACGTGGTGGTCGTCGGCGCCACCAACCGCCCAGAACTGGTAGACCCCGCCCTCCTGCGCCCCGGCCGCCTAGAACGCCTCATCTACGTCCCCCCACCCGACGCGGAAGCCCGAGCAGCGATCCTGCGCGCGACCAGCAAAAACACCCCCCTCGCCGAAGACGTAGACCTAGACACCTACGCGACGACGCTGGAGGGCTACTCAGCCGCCGACTGCGCGGCACTGGTTCGCGAGGCAGCACTGACCGCGATGCGGGAGTCGCTGGAGGCAACGGTCGTCACCGCCAAGCACCTTGAGGCAGCACGAGAGAACGTGCGGCCTTCGCTGGATGCGCAGCAGTTGGCAGAGCTGGAGGCCTATGCGAACCGCACCTAG
- the thiC gene encoding phosphomethylpyrimidine synthase ThiC — MTALDDRSVRPTVTTGPISGSKKAYRLTEDGLRIPVRRVELTNGEHLDLYDTSGPYTDAEATIDVHSGLAALRADWIAERGPVNGAVTQLAYAKAGIITKEMRFCAEREGVAAEFVRDEVARGRAVIPVNRRHPESEPAIIGKNFHVKINANIGNSAVSSSIEDEVDKLVWATRWGADTVMDLSTGKRIHETREWILRNSPVPIGTVPIYQALEKVDGDPAKLSWEVYRDTVIEQCEQGVDYMTVHAGVLLRYVPLTARRVTGIVSRGGSIMAAWCLAHHKESFLYTNFAELCEILRTYDVTFSLGDGLRPGSIADANDAAQFAELRTLGELTHIARAHDVQVMIEGPGHVPMHKIAENVRLEEELCGEAPFYTLGPLATDIAPGYDHITSAIGAAQIGWLGTAMLCYVTPKEHLGLPNRDDVKTGVITYKIAAHAADLAKGHPRAQERDDALSKARFEFRWTDQFNLALDPDTARSFHDETLPAEPAKTAHFCSMCGPKFCSMKITQDVRKYADEHGLSSVEAIEAGMAAKSDEFAEQGGKVYLPVVGQ, encoded by the coding sequence GTGACCGCTCTTGACGACCGTTCCGTGCGGCCCACCGTCACCACCGGACCCATCTCCGGGTCGAAGAAGGCCTACCGGCTGACCGAGGACGGGCTGCGGATCCCGGTCCGCCGGGTCGAGCTGACCAACGGGGAGCACCTGGACCTCTACGACACCTCCGGGCCGTACACCGACGCGGAGGCCACCATCGACGTCCACAGTGGACTCGCCGCGCTGCGGGCCGACTGGATAGCCGAGCGGGGGCCGGTGAACGGGGCGGTGACCCAGCTGGCCTACGCCAAGGCCGGGATCATCACCAAGGAGATGCGGTTCTGCGCCGAGCGCGAGGGCGTCGCGGCCGAGTTCGTGCGCGACGAGGTGGCGCGCGGGCGGGCGGTGATCCCGGTGAACCGGCGGCACCCGGAGTCCGAGCCCGCGATCATCGGCAAGAACTTCCACGTGAAGATCAACGCCAACATCGGCAACTCCGCGGTCTCCTCGTCCATCGAGGACGAGGTGGACAAGTTGGTGTGGGCCACCCGCTGGGGCGCCGACACCGTGATGGACCTGTCGACCGGCAAGCGGATCCACGAGACGCGGGAGTGGATCCTGCGCAACTCGCCGGTGCCCATCGGCACGGTGCCGATCTACCAGGCGCTGGAGAAGGTGGACGGTGACCCGGCGAAGCTGTCGTGGGAGGTCTACCGCGACACCGTGATCGAGCAGTGCGAGCAGGGCGTCGACTACATGACCGTGCACGCCGGGGTGCTGCTGCGGTACGTGCCGCTGACCGCGCGGCGGGTGACCGGGATCGTGTCCCGGGGCGGGTCGATCATGGCCGCGTGGTGCTTGGCGCACCACAAGGAGAGCTTCCTCTACACCAACTTCGCCGAGCTGTGCGAGATCCTGCGCACCTACGACGTCACCTTCTCCCTCGGCGACGGGCTGCGGCCCGGGTCCATCGCCGACGCCAACGACGCGGCGCAGTTCGCGGAGTTGCGCACGCTCGGCGAGCTGACCCACATCGCCAGGGCGCACGACGTGCAGGTGATGATCGAGGGGCCCGGCCACGTGCCGATGCACAAGATCGCGGAGAACGTGCGGCTGGAGGAGGAGCTGTGCGGTGAGGCGCCGTTCTACACGCTCGGGCCGCTGGCGACCGACATCGCGCCCGGCTACGACCACATCACCTCGGCCATCGGCGCGGCGCAGATCGGCTGGCTGGGCACCGCGATGCTCTGCTACGTCACGCCCAAGGAGCACCTGGGCCTGCCCAACCGCGACGACGTCAAGACCGGGGTGATCACCTACAAGATCGCCGCGCACGCCGCGGACCTGGCCAAGGGCCACCCCAGGGCGCAGGAGCGCGACGACGCGCTGTCCAAGGCGCGCTTCGAGTTCCGCTGGACCGACCAGTTCAACCTGGCGCTCGACCCCGACACCGCGCGCTCCTTCCACGACGAGACGCTGCCAGCCGAACCGGCCAAGACCGCGCACTTCTGTTCCATGTGCGGGCCGAAGTTCTGCTCGATGAAGATCACCCAGGACGTGCGCAAGTACGCCGACGAGCACGGTCTGTCCTCTGTGGAGGCCATCGAAGCCGGGATGGCCGCCAAGTCCGACGAGTTCGCCGAGCAGGGCGGCAAGGTCTACCTCCCGGTGGTCGGTCAGTGA
- a CDS encoding DUF3263 domain-containing protein: MDAAELPPPEPATSRAPAGPQGLSERDRAILAFERQWWKYAGAKDQAIRELFELSSTRYYQVLNELIEKTEALEADPMLVKRLRRMRATRHRARAARRLGMDPR; the protein is encoded by the coding sequence ATGGACGCAGCTGAGTTGCCCCCGCCGGAACCGGCGACGTCGCGGGCACCCGCTGGTCCGCAGGGGCTCAGTGAGCGCGACCGCGCGATCCTGGCGTTCGAGCGGCAGTGGTGGAAGTACGCGGGGGCCAAGGACCAGGCGATCCGCGAGCTGTTCGAGCTCTCCAGCACCCGGTACTACCAGGTGCTCAACGAGCTGATCGAGAAGACCGAGGCCCTGGAGGCAGACCCGATGCTGGTCAAGCGCCTGCGCCGGATGCGGGCCACCCGGCACCGCGCCCGCGCGGCCCGACGCCTGGGGATGGACCCGCGATGA
- a CDS encoding LysE family translocator has product MTWSGFLAFLLASLILAMVPGVGTAMLLRQSIRGGRRAALATVAGMEVGVAVWAVAAALGLSVLLVASEVAYQALRIGGVAVLLWFGVKALFGKHKDVEPEPPTSGSGFRAGLVVNVANPKLAVFAISFLPQFVEPGAGKWVLVTLAGLWVLVDTLWYLLIIALLTKIVGWLRRATVRTRLERVSGAVLIGLGIKLAVQS; this is encoded by the coding sequence ATGACCTGGTCCGGCTTCCTCGCGTTCCTGTTGGCCTCCCTGATCCTCGCCATGGTCCCCGGCGTGGGTACGGCGATGCTGCTGCGGCAGTCGATCCGCGGTGGCCGCCGGGCCGCGCTGGCCACAGTCGCGGGCATGGAGGTCGGGGTCGCGGTGTGGGCGGTCGCGGCGGCACTGGGCCTGTCGGTTCTGCTGGTCGCCTCGGAGGTGGCCTACCAGGCGCTGCGGATCGGCGGCGTCGCCGTGCTGCTCTGGTTCGGCGTGAAAGCCCTGTTCGGCAAGCACAAGGACGTCGAGCCGGAGCCGCCGACCAGCGGTTCCGGGTTCCGCGCGGGTCTGGTCGTCAACGTGGCGAACCCGAAGCTGGCGGTGTTCGCGATCTCCTTCCTGCCGCAGTTCGTCGAACCCGGCGCGGGCAAGTGGGTGCTGGTCACCCTGGCCGGGCTCTGGGTCCTGGTCGACACGCTCTGGTACCTGCTGATCATCGCCCTGCTCACCAAGATCGTGGGCTGGCTGCGGCGGGCCACTGTGCGCACCCGGCTGGAGCGGGTCTCCGGTGCCGTGCTCATCGGCCTCGGCATCAAGCTGGCCGTGCAGTCCTGA
- a CDS encoding peptide deformylase yields MTVHPIRIVGDPVLHNPTKPVERFDEELSALVADMYDTMAAANGVGLAANQIGVDQRVFVYDCPDDEGVRHRGVVVNPVLTTSEIPEGMPDPDDDYEGCLSVPGETYPTGRASWAKVTGQDLEGAAIEVEGTGFFARCLQHETDHLDGYLYLNRLVGRNQREAKRMLKANKWGVPGLSWDPSVSDDPFA; encoded by the coding sequence ATGACAGTTCACCCGATCCGCATCGTCGGCGACCCGGTACTGCACAACCCGACCAAGCCGGTCGAGCGGTTCGACGAGGAACTCTCGGCGCTGGTCGCGGACATGTACGACACCATGGCGGCGGCCAACGGGGTCGGGCTCGCGGCCAACCAGATCGGCGTCGACCAGCGGGTGTTCGTCTACGACTGCCCCGACGACGAAGGGGTGCGCCACCGCGGCGTCGTGGTGAACCCGGTGCTGACCACCTCGGAGATCCCCGAGGGCATGCCGGACCCGGACGACGACTACGAGGGCTGCCTCTCGGTGCCCGGCGAGACCTACCCCACCGGTCGGGCCAGCTGGGCGAAGGTCACCGGGCAGGACCTCGAGGGCGCGGCGATCGAGGTCGAGGGCACCGGGTTCTTCGCGCGCTGCCTGCAGCACGAGACCGATCACCTGGACGGGTACCTCTACCTGAACCGCCTCGTGGGCCGCAACCAGCGCGAGGCCAAGCGGATGCTCAAGGCCAACAAGTGGGGCGTGCCCGGCCTGTCCTGGGACCCGTCGGTGTCCGACGACCCGTTCGCCTGA
- the pssA gene encoding CDP-diacylglycerol--serine O-phosphatidyltransferase — translation MAPTAPGVRLLPNALTVLAMCAGLSAVQFTLNRQYSAAIAAIAIAAVLDSLDGRIARLLDATSKMGAELDSLADAISFGVAPALMLYIWRFSGDRVGWVFALIFAVCMVLRLARFNTLLEDTEQPVYTKEFFVGVPAPAGGLLVLLPLILTNEFGDTGQWWQSKAAVMVWVVAVAALAISRLPTLSVKTVRVSPRAVAPLLVLVGLLAAAVITYPLVTLSVVLVVYLLHIPYAVRRKHWLANHPEAWDVPPKERRAIRRAHGSRRRLGLRPPLRRAAGAVLRPMRNGEWPRISLPTDPRPPSARGRAWRRTGLRKNNRPGEPR, via the coding sequence ATGGCCCCAACCGCGCCCGGTGTCCGGCTGCTGCCTAACGCGCTGACCGTCCTCGCCATGTGCGCGGGCCTGTCCGCCGTCCAGTTCACCCTCAACCGCCAGTACAGCGCCGCGATCGCCGCCATCGCGATCGCCGCCGTGCTCGACAGCCTCGACGGGCGCATCGCCCGGTTGCTCGACGCCACCAGCAAGATGGGCGCGGAGCTCGACTCGCTCGCGGACGCGATCTCGTTCGGGGTGGCACCCGCGCTGATGCTCTACATCTGGCGATTCAGCGGAGACCGCGTCGGCTGGGTGTTCGCCCTCATCTTCGCGGTCTGCATGGTGCTGCGGCTCGCGCGGTTCAACACGCTCCTAGAGGACACCGAACAACCGGTGTACACCAAGGAGTTCTTCGTCGGCGTCCCCGCACCCGCAGGCGGGCTGCTGGTCCTGCTGCCGCTGATCCTGACCAACGAGTTCGGCGACACGGGCCAATGGTGGCAGTCCAAGGCCGCGGTGATGGTGTGGGTGGTCGCGGTGGCCGCCCTGGCCATCAGCCGCCTCCCCACGCTGTCGGTCAAGACGGTCCGCGTGTCCCCGCGCGCGGTGGCCCCGCTACTGGTCCTCGTCGGACTCCTAGCCGCCGCCGTCATCACCTACCCGCTGGTGACCCTGTCCGTGGTGCTGGTCGTCTACCTGCTGCACATCCCCTACGCGGTCCGCCGCAAGCACTGGCTGGCGAACCACCCCGAAGCCTGGGACGTGCCCCCCAAGGAACGCCGAGCCATCCGCCGAGCGCACGGCTCGCGCCGCAGGCTGGGCCTACGCCCCCCACTACGCCGAGCAGCCGGAGCCGTCCTCCGCCCCATGCGCAACGGCGAGTGGCCGCGCATCTCCCTGCCCACCGACCCCCGCCCACCCAGCGCCCGAGGCCGGGCGTGGCGGCGCACAGGCCTACGCAAGAACAACCGCCCCGGCGAGCCCCGCTGA
- the moeA gene encoding molybdopterin molybdotransferase MoeA — protein MNTAKRALTPQEYRLEVEALVPPMPVVRLPLARCRGLVLAEDVVAGVSLPPFDNSAMDGYAVRASDVVGASAENPVRLPVADDIPAGRTDVRPLEPGTTQRIMTGAPLPEGADAIIQVELTDGGVDTVRIDASVPPRTHVRFTGEDVIAGDVVLRAGTVLHPPQLGLAAAVGVGELPVRRRPRVLVLSTGSELVAPGEPLAPGQIYESNSVLLAAAVEEIGGEATVLRFVPDDVDEFRAVVTEHAATADVLVTSGGVSAGAYEVVKDALTGHGVEFVRVAMQPGGPQGRGVFAGLPVLTLPGNPVSAALSFELFVRPALLAAMGHSQTQRPRVRARVAAALSSPPTRVQYRRGRHDAGQVEVVPVGGPGSHLLASFAASNCLIEIPAGVAQVSAGDEVDLVLLD, from the coding sequence GTGAACACGGCCAAGCGCGCGTTGACCCCGCAGGAGTACCGGCTCGAAGTGGAGGCGTTGGTACCGCCGATGCCCGTAGTGCGGCTCCCCCTGGCGCGGTGCAGGGGGCTGGTCTTGGCCGAGGACGTCGTGGCGGGCGTGTCCCTGCCGCCGTTCGACAACTCCGCGATGGACGGGTACGCCGTGCGGGCGTCCGATGTGGTCGGTGCGTCCGCCGAGAACCCCGTACGGCTACCGGTCGCCGATGACATCCCGGCGGGGCGGACCGACGTTCGTCCGCTCGAGCCCGGCACAACCCAGCGGATCATGACCGGCGCGCCGCTGCCCGAGGGTGCCGACGCGATCATCCAAGTGGAGTTGACCGACGGCGGAGTGGACACCGTGCGGATTGATGCGTCTGTGCCGCCACGGACACATGTGCGGTTCACGGGAGAAGACGTGATCGCCGGGGACGTCGTACTACGGGCCGGGACGGTCCTACACCCGCCGCAACTGGGCCTGGCCGCCGCTGTTGGAGTAGGCGAGCTTCCAGTGCGTAGGCGGCCGCGCGTTCTTGTGCTTTCCACCGGATCAGAACTGGTCGCTCCTGGCGAGCCATTGGCGCCTGGGCAGATCTATGAGTCGAACAGCGTGCTCTTGGCCGCAGCCGTGGAAGAGATCGGCGGCGAAGCCACTGTGCTGCGGTTCGTGCCCGACGACGTGGACGAGTTCCGCGCGGTTGTCACCGAGCACGCGGCCACCGCGGACGTGCTGGTGACTTCGGGTGGGGTCAGCGCCGGTGCGTACGAGGTGGTCAAGGATGCCCTCACCGGTCACGGGGTCGAGTTCGTGCGGGTGGCCATGCAGCCCGGCGGACCACAGGGGCGCGGGGTGTTCGCAGGACTCCCGGTGCTGACACTGCCGGGCAACCCGGTCAGCGCCGCGCTGTCGTTCGAACTGTTCGTGCGCCCCGCCCTCTTGGCGGCCATGGGCCATAGCCAGACGCAACGACCCCGGGTGCGTGCGCGTGTCGCGGCGGCGTTGTCGTCACCGCCGACCCGGGTCCAGTACCGGCGCGGTCGCCACGACGCAGGTCAGGTCGAGGTGGTCCCGGTGGGTGGACCGGGCTCCCACCTGTTGGCCTCGTTCGCCGCGTCGAACTGCCTGATCGAGATCCCGGCGGGCGTCGCCCAGGTGTCCGCCGGGGACGAGGTCGACCTGGTCCTGCTCGACTGA
- a CDS encoding phosphatidylserine decarboxylase yields MTAHQPKKAGALQHAVELTKSIIPPVHPGGRPFILGALGTTLAVRLASKKAGVGAAVLTAWLAWFFREPKRVTPRRPGIAVAPADGTVSHIIEAVPPAELDLGDEPMLRVSVFLSVFDVHVQRAPGTGQVVRAVHKKGQFLSADLDEASEVNERNSLHLRTDEGHDLAVVQIAGLIARRIICHVSDGDKVLAGTTYGLIRFGSRVDLYVPTGSRVLVEPGQRTIGGETVLAELPSAG; encoded by the coding sequence ATGACCGCTCACCAGCCCAAGAAGGCAGGCGCGCTCCAGCACGCCGTCGAGTTGACCAAGAGCATCATCCCGCCGGTGCACCCGGGCGGCCGCCCGTTCATCCTCGGCGCGCTCGGCACGACCCTGGCGGTGCGACTGGCGTCCAAGAAGGCGGGCGTTGGCGCCGCGGTGCTCACAGCGTGGCTGGCGTGGTTCTTCCGCGAGCCCAAGCGCGTCACCCCTAGGCGGCCCGGCATCGCCGTAGCGCCCGCCGACGGCACTGTCTCGCACATCATCGAGGCGGTCCCCCCGGCGGAGTTGGACCTGGGCGACGAGCCCATGCTGCGCGTCAGCGTGTTCTTGTCCGTGTTCGACGTGCACGTGCAGCGCGCGCCCGGGACCGGGCAGGTCGTCCGCGCCGTGCACAAGAAGGGCCAGTTCCTCTCGGCCGACCTCGACGAAGCCAGTGAGGTCAACGAGCGCAACAGCCTGCACCTGCGTACCGACGAAGGCCACGACCTCGCCGTAGTGCAGATCGCGGGTCTTATCGCGCGGCGCATCATCTGCCACGTGTCCGATGGCGACAAGGTCCTCGCAGGCACCACCTATGGGCTCATCCGCTTCGGTTCGCGCGTAGACCTCTATGTGCCCACCGGTAGCCGCGTTCTGGTGGAACCCGGCCAGCGGACCATCGGTGGGGAGACCGTGCTCGCCGAGCTGCCCTCGGCGGGCTGA
- a CDS encoding LytR C-terminal domain-containing protein, producing MSTDPTGQARTARVVGLTLLAVAAAAAVIGVITLFDTGEEAPPSAQAPQTTVTTTQPAPPSGDLTSLPPRPTTPGLTSAQPTTTAQPPVTSAPPVSTAPPVTTKPGNTADAPSEPLRIYNNSTVAGLAARAAEDIGSAGWKIAQTGNYSGGKIPTTTVYFEPGTSQEAAARQLADQFGFRVEARFDGIKDASPGLILIVTNDYKVVKEK from the coding sequence ATGAGCACCGACCCCACCGGCCAGGCCCGCACCGCCCGCGTCGTCGGCCTGACCCTGCTGGCCGTGGCCGCCGCGGCCGCCGTGATCGGCGTGATCACCCTCTTCGACACCGGTGAGGAAGCGCCCCCCTCGGCCCAGGCCCCCCAGACAACGGTGACCACCACCCAACCCGCCCCACCCAGCGGCGACCTCACCAGCCTCCCGCCGCGCCCCACGACCCCCGGGTTGACCAGCGCCCAGCCCACCACCACGGCGCAACCCCCGGTGACCTCCGCGCCGCCGGTCAGCACCGCGCCCCCGGTCACCACCAAACCGGGCAACACCGCGGACGCCCCGAGCGAACCCCTCCGGATCTACAACAACAGCACCGTCGCAGGCCTCGCCGCCCGAGCCGCCGAGGACATCGGCTCAGCAGGCTGGAAAATCGCCCAAACCGGCAACTACTCCGGCGGCAAAATCCCCACGACGACCGTCTACTTCGAACCGGGAACCAGCCAGGAAGCGGCCGCCCGCCAGTTGGCCGACCAGTTCGGCTTCCGCGTCGAAGCCCGCTTCGACGGCATCAAGGACGCTTCCCCCGGCCTGATCCTGATCGTCACCAACGACTACAAGGTCGTCAAGGAGAAGTAG